The Vicia villosa cultivar HV-30 ecotype Madison, WI linkage group LG1, Vvil1.0, whole genome shotgun sequence genome includes a region encoding these proteins:
- the LOC131596832 gene encoding uncharacterized protein LOC131596832, with protein MAPPMKTGRHNPSYSFLDPNLDSLGCLAKKITPDESTNFREKYGYILSLLKMPFTKYEQEEVHTLLQFYNPSLRCFTFTDYLLVSTLEEYSLFLGVPIKKEVPYYGTMKAPDSIEIAKALYLSKSVVEANLTKGGGLGFCMEFLVKRGCEAAEAKEWDTLRAILALGIYGIMMFSNIPNFVDMDAIHMFILQNPVPTLLGDVYHSIHHKSSQKGGLVRFCAPLLYHWFRSHLYERGAFVDNRHTSKWAERIMGLRAKDIVWHNKSLDDMEVIMSCGKLKNVPLMGLRGGINYNPVLARRTFGYAFISPPEQTEIAENIFYHSATDSGQMAEAVQAWKSICWRDKKHFGQQDCATYEDYTKWVESVVAVQGMPFPPKDPLYPPAGEQPNIVSMPRYNRTVE; from the coding sequence ATGGCCCCACCAATGAAGACTGGTAGACACAATCCCTCTTATTCTTTCCTGGATCCGAATCTGGATTCCCTTGGGTGTTTAGCAAAGAAGATTACGCCAGATGAGTCAACCAATTTTCGAGAAAAATATGGGTACATTCTGAGCcttctcaagatgccgttcaccaaGTACGAGCAAGAGGAAGTTCATACTTTGCTTCAGTTCTATAATCCTTCCCTTCGCTGCTTCACGTTCACCGACTACCTCTTGGTTTCGACATTAGAAGAGTATTCCCTATTTCTTGGCGTTCCTATAAAGAAGGAAGTACCATACTATGGCACCATGAAGGCCCCTGATTCCATTGAAattgctaaggctctttatttgagcaagtcggtCGTGGAAGCAAATCTCACTAAGGGAGGAGGTCTTGGTTTTTGCATGGAGTTTCTGGTCAAAAGGGGTTGTGAGGCTGCTGAAGCAAAGGAATGGGATACATTGAGGGCTATCCTGGCTCTAGGTATCTATGGTATCATGATGTTCTCGAACATTCCTAACTTTGTTGACATGGATGCAATTCATATGTTCATTCTGCAGAATCCGGTTCCTACActtttgggggatgtttatcactcCATTCATCACAAGAGTAGTCAGAAGGGAGGTTTGGTTAGATTCTGTGCTCCGTTGTTATATCATTGGTTCAGGTCACATTTGTATGAGCGTGGCGCTTTCGTTGATAATAGGCACACATCTAAGTGGGCTGAGAGGATTATGGGGCTTAGGGCCAAAGATATTGTCTGGCACAACAAATCTTTAGATGACATGGAAGTTATTATGAGTTGCGGAAAGTTAAAAAATGTACCTCTCATGGGTCTCAGAGGTGGAATCAACTATAATCCTGTCCTGGCCAGGAGAACATTTGGATATGCTTTTATCAGTCCCCCTGAGCAGACAGAAATTGCTGAGAATATTTTCTATCATTCAGCCACCGACAGTGGGCAGATGGCAGAAGCTGTACAAGCCTGgaagagtatttgttggagagataAGAAACATTTTGGTCAGCAAGATTGTGCTACTTATGAGGATTATACTAAGTGGGTCGAATCTGTGGTTGCTGTTCAAGGGATGCCCTTCCCTCCCAAAGATCCTTTGTACCCCCCTGCTGGTGAACAACCCAACATTGTCTCCATGCCTCGTTATAATCGAACTGTTGAGTAG